Sequence from the Fragaria vesca subsp. vesca linkage group LG4, FraVesHawaii_1.0, whole genome shotgun sequence genome:
TTTTTCCCATTATTTCATCTCATTAAATATTTTTTTTCAATTAATATTCTTTTGCATTTTGCATGTCTCATTATCCCGTTCATTTTGCATGTTACATGGTTGGGACCCATTTATGTTGCATGTCCCGACAAAAAGGTTTTTTGCACGCAATAAGGAATGGAGGACGTTTCTCTGTGCATTATACGCGTGCCTAGGCACGTCCCTGACGCAGCTGCCTTTGGTTGCAATGTGGGTGACGTCAGGTTCGTGGGTGGGCTCGGGCTGAGTTGGCTGGGAAGACTTGGGTAAGACCTGAGTCATGGGTCTAACCCAAGCGAAGGCCCAATGCTCGTTGGGGTGTGTTTTTTTTCATAGGTGGAAACAAGTTTTTTAGGCTGGGTCTTCATTCCTACGTGGATCATGACCTGGGCCTTTAAAAAGGGCATGGGTGGACTTGCTCTTATTGGTGATAATAGGTGGACATTCAGCGCAGCACGGTGTGGTGTAGTTTGAAGCAACGTACCCACAAGAAATTGGAGGCATCAAAGAAGTACGCTTACCTTGAGACGGTATACTCGTCAAGTTATCATATGACATGGTATATTAAGTTTCTTTTCATATATGATATTGTATGTGAAGTCGCATCGTATTCGATCAATTATCATGCACCAATACTGATAGGTAGCTAAGATCGAATACCAATTGTTGAGTGATGTCCCAACATTAGAAGTCCTCCCAACAGTCTGCCTTACAACAATATTGTTTGGAAATTGATAGATTGATTCAATCAATTCCCATGTACTTTTCACTGGCTACAGTCTAAAGTCTAAATTCTAAACCCCATGTATATTATCAAAGCTTTTAGGAACCTGGCTGCATAAGCAGCCATGATAGATAAACCGGGAGTAGGAACATAGAAGATCCCATACCATCAAGAAAACCAGCTCTGAACCTCTGACAATAAACCATGAGAAGCTTGCAAGTGTTCACTAAACTTTGAGAGGGACAACTATCACAAATTCACAATTATCAGAGGAAAATTCAACCAACCCTTTTGAATCACATTCCAGTTGAGGTTCAAGAATATTAGACTCATAGTCAACTGTAACCGATAGAATAAGCCACAAACCTCAGCATCCGAAATTGTAAGGAAAAAAAGTTCCTCAACATCCAAAGCCAATCTAGTCCCAACATTTTCTGTGAACTATGTCATTAGATCTCGAATGAAAGTATGAAACCCCTCGGCGTAGATATTTGCATAGACAGCCGACTCCCATCAGTATTATGATTGAAGGTGACAAAAACAAAAGGATGGATGACTGTAAGTTACAGAAGTCCTTTGAGGTTAGAGAAGGAGGCACAATTTGCATAAATCCCGCTATCCACGAATTCCATAGTTACAGTTCAATGCCACTGGTGAAGGTAAAGCAGTCTTCACCAATAGTCTTCCATTCCGAGTTGACAGACTCCCCATGAATACAAGCAATTTTGAACAGTGTTCCTATGAAGATACCAACCAACACCATAGCATTCATTGACAGATGCGTGCACCCTGGTGGAGAATCTTCAGCTTCAAGTAAGCTATCAAATTACAAGTACACAACTAAGCAGGACGCAGCTGATCGATCGAGGATGAAGGCATTAGTTAGTTGAGCAAATGCTTGTAGCAAATTGTATAGATTTTTAGACTTTACCTCACTGTGAGCCACAATTATAAGTTTATGGTAAGCATTCTAATCCCACCAACAATTTCAGTCAAAACCGCATGGGCAAAGTTTGCTACTTCTCAATTTGGATCAAGGAGTTTTGAGCACGACTAACGTGGTTCTTGGTTTTCCTTAGATATCAAAAACTTACAACACCTCCTGGCTATCCTCTTCCTTTACTATACAGAAGAAATGCAGGTGGCATTGTAAGAAGACATAAGGAACATGGATTACCTTACAAAAACGAGCACATAAGTAGTCATTCTACCATATATGTAAAATTCTAAAAGGTTGAGTGCTTTACAGATGGTCTTCACATGAAGAAGTCCTCCTTGCCTTGTCCCTCTCCCAGAAAGCTAGCCTCGAATTTTCAAGAGAGAGCTTTCCGTACCCCTCCAATGCCTCATCCAGGGGTCCACTATATTGTTCCTTCTGCTGGTGCTCCGACCAAATCCTACCACTCCGGCATCCAACATCATACCCGGGTGTTGGCATGTAATTTGAGTCCATTACCATGTCGCCTTCTAGTATACGCAGAACCTGATGAAGTAAATGGTGAAATCCATTAGCCAACATAAGAAATGTTTTCAGTACAGTAATATCTACTCATGTCACCACATTGGATACCACACAATGGGTGGCTTCAAAATTGAGCTTTGATGTAGGAGCTATTTATAATGTATTTAGCAGCATGTTTAGACTTTCTTTATTTAATAGAATTATAAAGAGCAGTCTAATTATTCTACTGAGCTGTCTTCATTTAAAATCTGTCTTTTACCTGTGACATGCGAGGCCTAGTTTGAGGATCACGCCGTATGCAAAGAGAGGCGGCTTGCAGCATGCAATAAACCTCGTGTTCTGAAAAGCTTTCCAGGCTAGGGTCAACTAGTTCATCAATCACATATTCTTCTAACAGTGGGCGTGCCTGTTTTAGATCACCAACTTATAAGCAATTAAATAATGCAACAGAACAATAGACCACTTTAGTGATTAGTTGTATTGTGATAGTGTATAACCATAATTTGATGTTTATCAACAATTGTAATAGCCACATTTCTTCTCTTACTAAACTAAATGAATTATGATCGATAAACTTATATTGAACTTTGCTTGCTCATACCCATTCAGTGAGACACTGCTGCCCTTTTGGCCGGTTTAGGTCCACTGCTTTTCGCCCAGTAACAAGTTCCACCAACACCACCCCAAAGGAATAAACATCAGCTTTTTCTGTGATTTGACCACTTTGAGCATATTCAGGCGCCAAATATCTGCATTACATACCAGTTTATTAGATAATGACAAGCATGTAAATATATGCTCATATGAAAGATGAGAGGAGACACATCATTTACCCGAATGTTCCAATAACTCTCGTGTCCACACCCAGGTCTCCATCAGGTTGCCACCTTGCAAGGCCAAAATCCCCAACCTAGCAAGAAACATGAATTGAGTTCTCTGTACTTCTATCTACTAACTAGCAAGTGAAATACAAAATCAAGGATCTAAAATAACTGCATAAATGATAACTTGTAATGGACATGCTGAATGTATATACAGTCTTGTCGGTCCATAGGAAAATCCCCAGTGGTAATTTTGAGAAGAAAAGGAGCATAGAGGATCACACTGACTATTGTCTAGATTTACTACCAGATTCAAACTATTCAACTACGAAGATAAGAGTAAAAGGTTGAAGTACCAGTGGCTCAAAATCATGAGTGATTAGGATGTTGTTGGGCCGCATGTCACGGTGCACAATACAACCCACTCTACATTCTTCATGAAGATAACGCAGCCCTCGAGCAGCTCCCACAGCAATTTTTTGCCGTGCAGACCATTCTAAAGGCTCACGATTTCGTCCTGGAAAGAACCCAAATCAATTATTAATCCATAAGAGCACAACATAGTTGATAGCGAAAAGTTGAAAGTAGATAAAAAACAATACAGAAATTACTTGCTTGTGTGAGGAAAAGAAATATTACTATATAGATGAGAATCTAATGACCCATTGCATATGTATTCGTAAACGAGCAATCTTCTTTTGTCCTCAATACAGAAGCCAATCAACATTACAACATTTCGGTGCTGAGCACAGCTCAGGACTTCAACTTCTGAACAAAACTCTTGATCCCCTTGAGAACTAGCCAATTTGTGTTGCTTGACAGCAACAGCCTGGCCATCTGGTAGCACCCCTCTATGAACAGAACCGAACCCTCCTTCAGCCAAGAAGTTGGCCTGTGAAAATCCCCCCGTAGCAAGCTCCAGCTCTGCATAGCTAAACCACCTTGGAGGTTTTCCAAACACAGGTGCCTTGTGTTGGCATATCGAACACAATGGAGGGGGGCCTGGAGGCGCATTTCTAGACAGTGAAATTGCTTCTCTTAGATTTCCACTGAAGTCCATGTCACTTCTATAATTGGACATTCCGATTTCAGCATCTCTTTCAAGTTTTGAGATTTTTGCAAGCAAAGCTTTGGTACTCGGTCCATTAGGATTATCATTAGTTCTGTGTGAACTTTCTGTGTGTTGTGAGGATTGATGATGAGAATTTAGAAACTCTGCTATCCATGGTTGGAACCTCCTACTTCCTGAAGATGTAGATAAACACTCACTATCTGTATCTGAACTGCTGTCATCAAGGACCTGATTTTCTTTACCGACCATTGATTCCTCTTTCTTTTTATCTCCATTAACTCCAGAAATGAAAAAAGGTGAAGTTCCTGGATCTGAACTTGACACTGATGAAGTTCCTGCCTCAGTAGCTGTAAAAGGTGTCCCTAGCTCTGGACTACTAGTTGGAGTCACATCCGGTCCTCGTAAGGAACTTAAAGAATTATTGTTCTTTTTGGTATGTTTTTCGGATCTTTCAAGCTCAGAAGCTACCTGACAGCCAGATTCAGCATCCTTCTTCGGCGAACCATTCAAATTCAAGCGAAGAACTTTTGGCTGGGAACGCTTCATAACCACAATGTTACACTGCAGCTCTTCCATGCACCGTTTTTCTTCAGGTTTAAGGTGTCTGTAAAAACCAACATGAACTTATAAATATAGAGACAGAGAGAGAGCATGTAATTTCAAATCAAGAACATATATCTGGGTTTGGAAATCAAAAGGAAAGAGGATTAAATTAATCATATATTACAGGCCTATTATTGTAGGGGAAAATTGAATAGAAATAGAGCATTACTTGTCTAACACAACCCAACTAGCTTGAGCTCTCTTGGCCTCTACAGCCACAGAGCCGGAAGGTGATCCAGAAATAATCTTTATCTTGACATTTATCTGCAAAAGAGCGCATGATGAATTAACAGTAATGCAAAAGAAGTATCATAAAAAGGACATATATATCACTAGAGTTACCTTATTTGGATCATAAACTTCATGAAGCTGAAGGATCATCTGAGAGCAAGAATCTGAGATATCACCCTTCAGCTCTGAGGTTGTTCCTGGCTGAGACTTCTTGTTAATACTCGCACAGTCCCCTGCAAACCTTGGGAAGCCCCATTTTCTACCTGAAAATTAGGAAAAATGACTTTGTCAAGTTAAGAGATTGTGTAAATGGAAAGGGTTGCAGGAATAGATCTCAATATAGTAAGTCATCTTCAATTAGTCCCCACTAAAACTTAAAAATCTAGCATAGTAGTCTTGGGTAGATGGAGGACCAAGAGGTCACATGGCCACACAACCGTCATGAAGTTGAATCACATAGCAATTACATACATCTAACTTCAAGAACCAGAAACGAAGACTTTAATTGGAGGCAACAGGAATTCAGGTAATCATAATCAAGCATATATACTGGTAGGTAGTTGAATTACACTGAACAACAGAAGTGCAGCTTGAGTAAACATATTGAGCAATCCCCTTGAAACTACGACAAGTAAAGGAAAAAACAGATAAAGCATCTTTAGCAGAATCAAGAGGAATGATTCCAATCAGCCTATCAGGCCTATTTTGCGAACACACTCATTTACCTATCACTATCACTGAACATGGAAAATAGGCAAAAATCAACTGCAGACTGAAATTACCTGAACTTTGGGATGGCACAACCACAAGCAGTGTAATGCAATCTCCAGGTTGAACAACATGAGTCAATGCCCAAACCAGAGCAGTCTTGGGAATCTCCTTGGACGCCTTAACCGCAACCACAACCTTCTCAGCGTCATCGGAGCCTTTCTCCTGTTTCACCCTCTTCTGTTCTCGACTCATTGCAAAATTAGCACCAAATTTTGTTTTGCCACCTTAAAACTCTCAGGCTATCAAATGCTGCCCTCAATTATTCCCACACGCACTACAACAAGAACAAAAGCACATTTCCAAAACTAGTATTGCCTCCACAGTGCTAGATTCGCAGGCATGTACTAGCAGACATGCTAAATCTTCCCTCTAGCCGCCTAGCAGTAGCCACAGACCCAATTTGAAAAGACCCTTGTTACCAATTCACCTATAATCCTCAAGAATCAAACCAAACCAAACCCACTTGAGGTCCTCCCTTGCTCTGCTTTCAGTCACTTCAACCAGTGCAAACAAAGCATCAATGCTCCCAAAACGGTAACAATATTGAGATTTCCAGATACCCTTTATGGCCCTGAAAGCAAGAACTCCTGATAAAGGCACTGTAGTGATTTTACACTTTTCTGACGCCTAGAGAAAAAGGAGATGCAAAACGACACACAGGTATAGTTGCCTTCACAACAGTGGCCCTGTTCTTGATCCCTCAAATCACTGAGTCAATATTGGTGAAAAGAATAGCTCCCCAAAAGGTAAAACCAGCCAAATCATTGCGTCAATTTAGATCCAATGAATAATTGCCAAGCCATCTAGCCCTTAGATTCCACAAGATGATGATGATGTGCCAAAACTACTACAGAGAACAATCAAATCAAATCAGTAACATGAGACCAAAGAGGCGGAAGCTGCATAACCCTTTTGCTGCAGATGAACTCTCATTTCAAAACCCCACACACCCACACCTCAAATGAAACCTGCAATCAGTTAAGACCAAAATTGATGAGACTCAACACTTATACACAACTGGGGAAAACAAACAGTGTTTTGATTCAGTAAAAAAAAAAAAAAAGTAAAAATCAAAGGGGATTTCATATCAGCAGTATACAAAACTTAACATCGTGATCCCATCACTTTCAAGCTTCTGTTTTGGGATTTTCCCAGCGACCAAACACATATCAACAAACTCAAAGAACAATACCATTAAACTAATACACACCAATAAACTAAACCCAAAACTCCAACAATGAGTTTGATTCTAAAACAATCTAAAACTCGAGCGAATTACGGCATTTTCACACCCGCCACGTGAAAACCATTTTAAAAAGAAAACAGAAATGCATGAATAGAAAGTGTGAAAACAACAGCATCAGATGTAGAAGTAAGTCACAGAACATAAGCTTAAAGCTTAAACCTAGAAGCAGAAGCAAGCACCGTTACCGAACAGCAAAGGTTTGGTTTGAAAATGCTGAACAGCTCTGAGCTCTGTTGCTGTTTTGTTTCAGATGAAAGCATCAACCCACGCAAAGGGTAGAGTAGATTGAAAAGGGAGAGAAGAAGCGCCAAACAAAAAAGTGAAGTGGGAGTTGTAATAGTAGTGGTAATTGTTGGGTTTTTTGGGAAGAGATGTACTGGGATTGGATTAGCTCTAGATTGAGTCAATCGGAGGCAGAAGAAGAGCATTGATGGCGGTTAGCAAAGTTTCTGTGAGTGCAATAAAAGTGAAACAAAGATTACAAACCCAATGCATGCAGTAGATTACAAATTTTTATTTTTTTACTGCCTTGCCAGAGATTTGTAATACAAAGAGAGAAACACTCGAAGACTTTGGACGAGACGTCTCGGACAAGACGGGTCAGAGACCCGAGGAGTGTGAGCGATGATCAGTAAATTTCGCAGTGAATCGCCGTCGAGGTCTGGGCTTTTGAATACGCCCCTAGTTTTTGAGTTTTACTACGCTTTGAGGGCTCTGGAACGGCGTCGCGTTTGCCTTGGCGGTGCCTTTTTGTGGGTTTAAATTAAAGGAAATTTGTTTGAATTAAAGGGTTATTAAAGGAAATTTGTTTGGATTAAAGTGATTTAGTGAGAAAGTGTGAAATTTGAGGAAACGTAATGGGAAAGTGTTCGAGATTCCCTCAATTTGAGGTTCAACATAAATTTGCTCTAAATTTCTTTTTAAAAATTGTTTAATTTTGTGCAGAAAATTTTGTATACACAATGTAATTCTAACCATGTATATGTTAGGACATGTATGTATTTATATGAAAATCAATGGTCTTACTCATCCACACAGTATCATGTATTTACACGTTGTGTATAGAAGACTGAATTTTGTGTGACTTTCTTTTATGGACAACACCAAGAACTGGAGTTAGGGTGGGCTACATTTGCCTTATGTTTCCATCAAAAATTATTTCTGACAAAATTTGATAACATTCAATGTAATTAGTATAAATTTCTCGTATGAGCAAAAAACTCTTGCTCAACTTGAAACATCACTCATGGCAGCATCATTTTTATGAAAATGTTAATTCATTTTCTTTGATTAAGATGATAAATCAAGTCGTAAAAAACACCATATCATTGAAACACTAATCTTTTCAATAATCAAAGGGTTGTTTACTAGTCATTCTCATTCTCCTAATAACAATAATAAGAAACGAAATTTGCATGATTTATTCATTTTCATTCCACACAGGATTGGTTCTTGACTTCTTAAAGTGATTCTCATTGTTTTCATATTTCTAATGCCTAATCAATCTCATTCAGATAGTAAAGATCGGTTGAGAAATTTGACATTTTGCATTTTTAAACCCCACATAAAAATGATATTAATTATTTATCAAAAAAAATGACAACTAATTATTGGCCTAGATTACTTTGGTAAAGTTGTCTTAAACTCTTAATTAATACGAGTCATCTCCTGCTGATACGTGTCGAACCGGGATCACAAAGAGGCTAAAATTCCATAATCGTAAATATCTGACAAAACCACGCCCTTTATTGTAACTCCACCACCTCCATATTCAATTTTCAAAATAAACCTCGCCATTAATGCCAGAGGGAGACGACCTTACCCACCTCAAAGCCACAAGGGCTACACCTACCCCACAAGTTGACAGGTCCTCCCTTCCCGATCCCGTCCGCCAGTTTGTCACTGTTGCCGGTGACCCATCTAATCCACCGCATCCCTCATGATTTCGTTACCCCCTGTCACCCTCACCCTCCGGTGACGGACCCGCTTCCCCATGCACCATCACCCCCCACCCCCGTTTTAACGATAACTCACGGCAACACTTTAACGCCTGTGGCCCCACTCCGTGCATGCATGAGACGGCGACGCTACGACGCCGTTTCCGCGGCCCCGCTACCCTCGGCAACTGGTGCCACGTAATCCGGATCCCGTCCGTACTTGTTTGATCAAATTATTAATTGGGGACTAAGTGTTTGTTTAACCACATGAGGAAAGCGGGAAACGTCTTCGTTTTATGGTATTCTATTTTCGGATTTTCTGGACGAAGAATGGGTTTGATTCTGGAATGGGACAAATGATATCGAACGTGCTGGCCTAATTATTCTTGTACCCCTTTCAATGTTTCGATTTTATATTTTGTTTTGGTGTTTATGGATTAAGTTTCTCGATCAAGTAATTAAAGTCTAGAAAATGTTTATCACCATCCCTGGTGGTTATCGAGTTTGGCTCCAAAGTTATAATGGGCGGATACTAAATTTATAAATTTTGTTGTTATTAATAAGTTACGATAGTTATAATAAATTATGTAGTCTTATCATGTTTGTCGTAAGTATATCAATATGTCATATAATTTTATTTTTGTAATGGACATTGAACTACATTGGCAAGGTTTTGCTTGGATCGATTTCGTGATTAAGGCCGCATTCTATTTTCAATTTGATTTCAGTTAATAGACTCTCAAGATAGGTTCTATACTCCACATTTGAAGAAGAATGCGGCGGCAGGGGGTATGTGAACTGGCCGGGATTTATTTGAAAGAGGTTATGGTCTATTCAGAGAGGCTATGGCTAACCGCCTAAGGGAACAAAACATTGGAGTGATATTTTGATTTTATGGTGCCTCTGTTATAGGGGTTACTCTCAAGCACATGACACATGTGACTACAAGCATTACATGTTGTAATCAACAATCAATGACATGTTGCATATACGATTGATAATCACTACCAATATTCATGACGAAGTAAAAGATTCATTTCGATGATAGAGTTGTTGTAATGCTCATTCAAGTTGCCTCTCATACTTCCCATCGTGATGTGGTCGTAAGCCTATATATACATCTGGCTTGAACATCCATCTTTAGGCGTGAGCTGAATTCTCGTGATTAATTCAATAACGTCAACATAATATTGATAGTTCGATACTAGGATAATCAAACTAAACTGAGATATAGATTAGTCGTATAATTTGTTTCAATTATTAAAATTATATACAACTAAATTGATATTTCAATTTGGTAATCAACTTGATCATGTCACTTCCGAGTATAATTTTGAAATTGAAAACTAACATGATCGACTTTGTTAGAAATGTGAGACTTTGGATAAAAATACGAAACCGATAGTATTGAATCTATTTTTGCGTTACCTATCTAATAGAAGAATGCTTTGCACACACTTCTGTACAAATAGATAATAGATATATACAGCCTACCTAAGTTGGTATACTCATTTGTTGGGTTCATTATCATACTTCACATAAAGTTATTAAATCAAGCAATTGCATTAGAAGTTAGAGTGAATTCATTATAGTAAGAAAGATATGCACCATGCATGTCCAAAAGGTGTTCTTGTATCTTTCTCTGAATTCTATAAACAAACACCCTATTCTATATGCAACTGGGAATAGAGGGTAGGGACAAAGACCCTCAATCTACATGAAGATTGCATATCTTATTGCCAAAAGATAGAACAAGTTAAGGACTTTGGGATAGCAAGTTTTTTAAAATTTGAAATGCCTTGCATTCTGTGAAATTTGGGACCATTTGATTATTCAATATGGTACTGGGTTTTCCTTTCCCTATTCTCTGATAAAATGGAAGGGGACCAATAATCATATCAAGCTTTGGATATTTCAGGAGTAACCTGTTTCATCTTGTGGATTTTCCTTCTCCGATCCATAAGTTCTAAACTCACATTTCCTCGACTTCTAACCTGTTTGATGAGTGCAGTAAATTGGAGTTGATTTTTGTTTCCCCACGTTTTGAACTTCATCTTGTCTAGCTTGTAAATGTAGATGGAAATGCGGATGTTGGTTAGAAGTCGAGGAAATGTGATTAAAATTGATTGAGTGAGTTCTCTTGGTAAGCAACTTGGATACTTTCAATAAACAAATCCGTATCCAAATGTGATCAAAATCAAGTTTAGAAAAAATAATGATGATCATATACATTTACTATATGTCGAAGTTTGTTTGTAGACGTCGAAGTTTGTTAGTAAATGATATATATTTAAAGAGTTTAAACATATTAACAAATTATATTTGAATATCCGTTATCGTTCCGGAAAATCCTTAAAAGTTCAAAATTTGAACTGGTTCCAAATGCAAACAAAATCAATAACTGAAGATCGACAAACCAATAAGAAAGCAGTAACCAATGCAGATCCATTAAATGCAGCTGGGCCTTTCATGTCTCAAAATCCTAAACCTTACCACCATATCCAGCAAGCTCAGCCAACCATGGCCAATGGACAACAAGTACTGCATTGCTTTGCTGAATGCTCTGCATCCCAAACCTTTATGGAAATGTGATATTGTTTTCAAAACCAGCAACATGACATCTGGTTTTTAATATTATTGCAGAGCATTTGTTTTCTCCCAATCTTAAAAAAATCCATATAATTCTTGTTTTTGTTTAAATTCGTCGTTCTCCTTTGATTCTGATGATGTATAATGCTGTGATTTTGAGCAAACAGACTGACGCAAATGGCACCAAAGTGTGAAGCAATATGTGCTACAATGGTGGTCATGGTGACTACATAACAACATTTGTATAGTTAATTTGTCTTGTTTACTGGAAAATAACAATTATAATTTCTTCAAGGTAATTAGGATTTCGAATTCAAAGATTTTATATGAGTTTCAAATTCATTACTAACTAAAGATACATTACAAATTTTTTAAGGGTAAATTCCTCATATGGTACCTGACGTATGACCAATTAGACAATTAGGTACCCAATGTTTAAAAGATGATACTTTCGTATCTCAAGTTATGCTCATCATCAATTGTGTCAACTCAAAATTTAAATACCCTTGGAAGCTCATTCAGATCATGAAGGATATCAAAAGTATTGCCGCCTACTTTGAGCAAGTTTCTTTTTATCTTGTTCTTCGTGAAGCTAATTTTGTTGCCGATGCTCTTGCCAATTTAGGGCATAACCATTCTGATATGTGATGTTGGGAGGATGTTTTTCCTGCTTTAGTTAGACAAGCTTTGAGCTTTGAGCTCTTTAAAGCAGGCTGCTCTAGGAGTTTCTCTTTGTAATTCTAGTCTTTTAGCAACATAAAAAAAAATTTATGCTTAGTTAGACAGTTTAATTTGATATTTCCGTTAACTTTTCCGTTAAATATAAAGGTAAAATAAACATTTAGCATTGTTATCTGAAGTCTACATTCTACAAGTACGAAATGCTCCCAACTCCTAACCCCACAAGGAACTCACAAGTGTAAAAATGAAGAAAAACAAAGCACAATAATTGAGCAAGCAGAGCTAAGAAATTGCTCCATGGAGTACTGAAAGGGGAGTCATTTTCCTCAAATAAGAGCTTTGCCCTACATCCCCAACCAATATCATGTTTTCTTATCTCTCGTGATTCCATTCAAGTCCTTATCTTGTTGGACAAATACATGAATGAATCACATAGTACATCACACTATTCACCCTCATTGCTGGAAAAGGCTGATCTCCATTCAAGTTCATTCACATTCCCCTCTTGTTAGCTCAGGTGAAATTTTGTACG
This genomic interval carries:
- the LOC101299468 gene encoding proline-rich receptor-like protein kinase PERK5-like, producing the protein MSREQKRVKQEKGSDDAEKVVVAVKASKEIPKTALVWALTHVVQPGDCITLLVVVPSQSSGRKWGFPRFAGDCASINKKSQPGTTSELKGDISDSCSQMILQLHEVYDPNKINVKIKIISGSPSGSVAVEAKRAQASWVVLDKHLKPEEKRCMEELQCNIVVMKRSQPKVLRLNLNGSPKKDAESGCQVASELERSEKHTKKNNNSLSSLRGPDVTPTSSPELGTPFTATEAGTSSVSSSDPGTSPFFISGVNGDKKKEESMVGKENQVLDDSSSDTDSECLSTSSGSRRFQPWIAEFLNSHHQSSQHTESSHRTNDNPNGPSTKALLAKISKLERDAEIGMSNYRSDMDFSGNLREAISLSRNAPPGPPPLCSICQHKAPVFGKPPRWFSYAELELATGGFSQANFLAEGGFGSVHRGVLPDGQAVAVKQHKLASSQGDQEFCSEVEVLSCAQHRNVVMLIGFCIEDKRRLLVYEYICNGSLDSHLYRRNREPLEWSARQKIAVGAARGLRYLHEECRVGCIVHRDMRPNNILITHDFEPLVGDFGLARWQPDGDLGVDTRVIGTFGYLAPEYAQSGQITEKADVYSFGVVLVELVTGRKAVDLNRPKGQQCLTEWARPLLEEYVIDELVDPSLESFSEHEVYCMLQAASLCIRRDPQTRPRMSQVLRILEGDMVMDSNYMPTPGYDVGCRSGRIWSEHQQKEQYSGPLDEALEGYGKLSLENSRLAFWERDKARRTSSCEDHL